Proteins encoded together in one Mycobacterium simiae window:
- the glgP gene encoding alpha-glucan family phosphorylase, with translation MKALRRFTVRAHLPERLAALDQLSINLRWSWDKPTQDLFASIDPDLWANCGNDPVALLGAVNPARLDELAIDDDFLRWLDELSADLNDYLSRPRWYQQQQQAGAALPTGIAYFSMEFGVAEVLPNYSGGLGILAGDHLKSASDLGVPLIAVGLYYRSGYFRQSLTAEGWQNETYPALDPQGLPLRLLTNAAGAPALVELTLPDSSRLSARIWVAQVGRVPLLLLDSDVPENEHDLRSVTDRLYGGDQEHRMRQEILAGIGGVRAIRAFTAIEGLPDPEVFHMNEGHAGFLGLERVRELITNTDLDFETALTVVRSSTVFTTHTPVPAGIDRFPVDMVRLYFDDHLGEDPAERMPALLPGLPIERVLALGAEDDPTKFNMAHMGLRLAQRANGVSLLHGRVSRAMFNELWPGFDRAEVPIGSITNGVHARTWAAPQWLQLGRELVGPDDAAFSDPGVWLRLREVDARHLWAIRSQLRSLLVDDVRRRLRRSWLERGASEAELGWIATAFDPNVLTVGFARRVPTYKRLTLMLTDPARLEQLLLDEERPIQLIVAGKSHPADDGGKALIQQVVRFADRPEVRHRIAFLPDYDMSMARLLYWGCDVWLNNPLRPLEACGTSGMKSALNGGLNLSIRDGWWDEWYDGENGWAIPSADGVSDEARRDELESSALYGLLEQAVAPKFYERNEQGVPPRWIEMVRHTLQTLGPKVLASRMVRDYVEQYYAPAAQSLRTTIADAGDGPFSAARELAAYRRRAERAWPNVQITDVDSTGLPDTPVLGSKLTLTATVQLDGLAPDEVTVEAVVGKVDAGDALIDPVTVEMSYTGAADGGNQVFSTTTSLPVAGAVGYTVRVLPNHPMLAAPNELGLVTLAR, from the coding sequence GTGAAAGCCCTCCGTCGCTTTACCGTCCGTGCCCACCTGCCGGAACGGCTCGCCGCACTCGACCAGTTGTCCATCAATCTGCGATGGTCTTGGGACAAGCCGACGCAGGACCTGTTCGCCAGCATCGATCCCGATTTGTGGGCGAATTGCGGCAACGATCCGGTGGCGCTGCTGGGAGCGGTCAATCCCGCTCGCCTCGACGAGCTGGCAATCGACGACGACTTCCTGCGCTGGCTCGACGAATTGTCCGCCGACCTCAACGACTATCTGAGCCGTCCGCGGTGGTACCAGCAACAGCAGCAGGCCGGCGCCGCGCTGCCGACCGGAATCGCGTACTTCTCGATGGAGTTCGGCGTGGCCGAGGTGCTGCCCAACTATTCGGGCGGCCTGGGCATCCTGGCCGGTGACCACCTCAAGTCGGCGTCCGATCTGGGCGTGCCGCTGATCGCGGTCGGGCTTTACTACCGGTCCGGCTACTTTCGGCAATCGCTTACCGCGGAAGGCTGGCAGAACGAGACCTATCCCGCGCTGGACCCGCAGGGGCTGCCGCTGCGGCTGCTCACCAACGCCGCCGGGGCGCCCGCGTTGGTGGAGCTGACGTTGCCCGACTCGTCGCGCCTGTCGGCGCGGATTTGGGTCGCCCAAGTGGGGCGGGTTCCGCTGCTGTTGCTGGATTCCGATGTCCCAGAGAACGAACACGACCTGCGCAGCGTCACCGACCGGTTGTACGGCGGTGACCAGGAACACCGGATGCGGCAGGAGATCTTGGCCGGCATCGGCGGGGTGCGGGCGATTCGCGCGTTTACCGCCATCGAAGGCCTGCCGGACCCCGAGGTGTTCCACATGAACGAGGGGCACGCTGGGTTCCTCGGCCTGGAACGCGTCCGGGAGCTGATCACCAACACGGACCTGGATTTCGAGACCGCCCTGACCGTGGTGCGGTCCAGCACGGTATTCACCACCCACACCCCGGTGCCGGCCGGCATCGACCGTTTCCCGGTCGACATGGTGCGGCTCTACTTCGACGACCATCTGGGCGAGGACCCCGCGGAGCGGATGCCGGCGTTGCTGCCGGGCCTGCCGATCGAACGGGTGCTCGCGCTCGGCGCCGAGGATGATCCGACCAAATTCAACATGGCGCACATGGGACTGCGGCTGGCGCAACGGGCGAACGGTGTTTCGCTGCTGCACGGCCGGGTGAGTCGAGCCATGTTCAACGAGCTGTGGCCGGGATTCGACCGCGCCGAGGTGCCCATCGGTTCGATCACCAACGGCGTGCACGCGCGAACCTGGGCGGCGCCGCAGTGGTTGCAGCTGGGTCGCGAGCTGGTCGGACCGGACGACGCGGCGTTCAGCGATCCCGGTGTGTGGCTGCGCCTGCGCGAGGTCGACGCCCGGCATCTGTGGGCGATCCGATCACAGCTGCGCTCGCTCCTGGTCGACGACGTTCGGCGCCGGTTGCGCCGCTCATGGCTCGAACGTGGCGCATCGGAAGCTGAATTGGGTTGGATTGCAACGGCATTCGACCCCAACGTGCTGACCGTCGGGTTTGCGCGCCGGGTGCCGACGTACAAGCGATTGACGTTGATGCTCACTGACCCGGCCCGCCTGGAACAACTGCTCCTGGATGAGGAACGGCCCATCCAGCTGATCGTGGCCGGGAAGTCACACCCCGCCGACGACGGCGGCAAAGCCTTGATCCAGCAGGTGGTGCGATTCGCGGACCGGCCCGAGGTCCGCCACCGCATCGCGTTCCTGCCCGACTACGACATGTCCATGGCCCGGCTGCTGTATTGGGGTTGCGACGTTTGGCTCAACAACCCGCTGCGGCCGCTGGAGGCCTGTGGCACGTCGGGAATGAAGAGCGCACTCAATGGTGGGCTGAACCTATCCATCCGCGACGGCTGGTGGGACGAGTGGTACGACGGCGAAAACGGTTGGGCCATACCGTCGGCCGACGGCGTCAGCGACGAGGCCCGGCGCGACGAGCTGGAGTCCAGCGCCCTGTACGGCCTGCTCGAGCAGGCGGTCGCACCGAAGTTCTATGAGCGCAACGAACAGGGCGTGCCACCCCGCTGGATCGAAATGGTGCGCCACACGCTGCAGACGCTCGGGCCGAAGGTGCTGGCCTCCCGGATGGTGCGCGACTACGTCGAGCAGTACTACGCGCCGGCGGCCCAATCCCTGCGTACCACCATTGCCGACGCGGGCGACGGTCCGTTCTCGGCGGCGCGCGAGCTCGCCGCCTACCGGCGGCGCGCCGAACGGGCATGGCCCAACGTGCAGATCACCGACGTCGATTCCACGGGGCTGCCCGATACCCCGGTGCTCGGCTCCAAGCTCACCCTGACGGCCACTGTGCAACTGGACGGATTGGCGCCCGACGAGGTCACGGTGGAGGCCGTGGTCGGCAAGGTCGATGCCGGCGACGCCCTGATCGACCCGGTCACCGTCGAAATGTCGTACACGGGCGCCGCCGACGGCGGCAATCAGGTCTTCTCGACGACGACCTCCCTGCCGGTCGCCGGCGCGGTCGGATACACCGTGCGGGTACTGCCGAATCACCCGATGCTGGCCGCACCCAACGAACTCGGGCTGGTCACCCTCGCCCGGTAG
- the aosR gene encoding oxidative stress transcriptional regulator AosR has product MRKWKRVDTADGPRFRSALAPHEADLLNNLVTAMIGLLDERESSSPTDELEEITGMKTGNSEPPTDPTLRRLLPDFSRPEDVAGSGTELPEGLNAALRNLHEPKIIDAKRNAAQELLDTVPGSGGRFELTEDQANAWVSSVNDIRLALGVMLDIGPDGPERLPDDHPMATHFDVYQWLTVLQEYLVLALMNKPVG; this is encoded by the coding sequence GTGCGCAAATGGAAACGGGTCGACACGGCCGACGGCCCGCGTTTCCGTTCTGCGTTGGCCCCGCATGAGGCAGACCTGCTGAACAATCTCGTCACCGCGATGATCGGTTTGCTCGACGAGCGCGAATCCTCTTCGCCGACAGATGAACTCGAAGAGATCACCGGAATGAAGACCGGAAACTCCGAGCCGCCAACCGACCCGACACTGCGTCGGCTGCTGCCCGATTTCTCTCGACCCGAGGATGTCGCCGGCTCGGGGACCGAACTGCCCGAAGGTCTCAACGCCGCACTGCGCAACCTGCACGAACCGAAGATCATCGACGCCAAACGCAATGCGGCACAAGAACTATTGGACACCGTGCCAGGAAGCGGCGGCCGATTCGAGCTGACCGAAGACCAGGCGAACGCCTGGGTGTCGTCGGTCAACGACATTCGGCTGGCACTAGGCGTCATGCTGGACATCGGTCCGGACGGACCGGAACGACTGCCCGACGATCATCCGATGGCCACCCACTTCGACGTATACCAGTGGCTGACCGTGCTGCAGGAGTATCTGGTCTTGGCGTTGATGAATAAGCCCGTCGGATGA
- a CDS encoding ATP-dependent DNA helicase: MPELLAIAVAALGGSERRGQQEMAAAVARAFETGEHLAVQAGTGTGKSLAYLIPAIVHAITDESPVVVSTATIALQRQLVDRDLPRLADSLADALPRRPRFALLKGRRNYVCLNKIHNGAGADPDIDGDRPQEELFNPMAASALGRDVQRLTAWASTTDSGDRDDLKPGVPERSWAQVSVSARECLGVSRCPFGSECFSERARSRAGVADIVVTNHALLAIDAVAESTVLPEHSLLVVDEAHELVDRVTSVATAELTAASLGVATRRITRLVNPELVTRLEATTANFAAAIHDAAPGRIDRLDDEMATYLTALRDVASAARSDVDTTSDAKAAAARAEAIAALTEITDTASRMLTSFGPAIPDRTDVVWLEHEDNRGSPRPVLRVAPLTVAGLLRHHVFSRSTTVLTSATLTVGGSFDAMATAWGLTGPDDTIEYPSWRGLDVGSPFQHAKAGILYVAAHLPPPGRDGTGSAEQLTEIAELITAAGGRTLGLFSSMRAARAAAEAMRERLSTPVLCQGDDSTSALVEQFSDDPETSLFGTLSLWQGVDVPGPSLSLVLIDRIPFPRPDDPLLGARSRAVAARGGNGFMAVAASHAALLLAQGSGRLLRRVTDRGVVAVLDSRMVTAGYGGYLRASLPPFWQTTDAAQVRGALQRLRTAPDEVTA; encoded by the coding sequence GTGCCCGAGCTGCTGGCCATAGCGGTCGCGGCGCTCGGTGGCAGCGAACGCCGCGGCCAGCAGGAGATGGCCGCCGCGGTCGCGCGCGCGTTCGAAACCGGTGAGCACCTCGCCGTCCAGGCCGGCACCGGAACCGGCAAGTCGTTGGCGTACCTGATCCCCGCGATCGTGCACGCGATCACCGACGAGTCGCCGGTGGTGGTATCGACGGCAACGATCGCCTTGCAGCGCCAACTCGTCGACCGAGACCTGCCGCGGTTGGCCGATTCGCTTGCCGATGCGCTGCCGCGCCGGCCGCGCTTCGCGTTGCTCAAGGGACGACGAAACTATGTGTGCTTGAACAAGATCCACAACGGCGCCGGTGCCGACCCGGATATCGACGGCGATCGCCCACAGGAGGAGCTCTTCAATCCGATGGCCGCCAGCGCATTGGGCCGCGACGTGCAACGGCTCACGGCCTGGGCCTCGACCACCGACTCGGGCGACCGCGACGACCTCAAACCCGGTGTGCCAGAGCGGTCCTGGGCGCAGGTCAGCGTGTCCGCGCGGGAATGCCTGGGCGTCTCCCGCTGCCCGTTCGGCTCGGAGTGCTTCTCCGAGCGAGCCCGCAGCCGGGCCGGTGTCGCCGATATCGTCGTGACCAATCACGCCCTGCTGGCCATCGATGCCGTCGCCGAGTCGACGGTGCTGCCCGAACATTCGCTACTGGTTGTCGACGAGGCGCACGAGTTGGTCGACCGGGTGACCTCGGTGGCCACCGCGGAGTTGACGGCGGCGAGCTTGGGTGTCGCCACCCGGCGCATCACCCGGCTGGTGAATCCGGAGCTCGTCACGCGACTGGAAGCGACGACCGCCAACTTCGCCGCGGCCATCCACGACGCCGCACCCGGGCGCATCGATCGGCTCGACGACGAAATGGCGACCTACCTGACCGCGCTGCGCGACGTGGCCAGCGCGGCGCGCTCCGACGTCGACACCACCAGCGACGCCAAGGCGGCCGCTGCACGCGCGGAAGCCATTGCGGCCCTTACCGAAATCACCGACACGGCGTCGCGGATGCTGACGTCGTTCGGGCCCGCCATCCCCGATCGCACCGACGTGGTCTGGCTCGAGCATGAGGACAATCGAGGTTCGCCGCGGCCCGTGCTGCGGGTGGCGCCGCTGACCGTGGCCGGCCTGCTGCGCCACCACGTGTTCTCGCGGTCCACGACCGTGTTGACCTCGGCCACCCTGACGGTTGGTGGATCGTTCGACGCGATGGCCACGGCCTGGGGCCTGACCGGACCGGACGACACCATCGAGTACCCGTCCTGGCGCGGGCTCGACGTCGGTTCGCCCTTCCAGCACGCCAAGGCGGGAATCTTGTACGTGGCCGCGCATCTTCCCCCGCCGGGCCGCGACGGGACCGGGTCGGCCGAGCAGCTGACCGAGATCGCCGAATTGATCACCGCGGCCGGCGGCCGCACGCTGGGGCTGTTCTCGTCGATGCGCGCTGCGCGGGCCGCGGCCGAGGCCATGCGCGAGCGGCTGTCCACGCCGGTGCTGTGTCAGGGCGACGACAGCACCTCGGCGTTAGTGGAGCAGTTCAGCGACGACCCGGAGACCTCGCTGTTCGGCACACTGTCGCTGTGGCAGGGCGTCGACGTGCCCGGCCCGTCGCTGTCGCTGGTGCTGATCGACCGGATCCCCTTCCCGCGGCCCGACGACCCGCTGTTGGGTGCGCGGTCACGCGCGGTGGCGGCGCGCGGGGGCAACGGTTTCATGGCCGTCGCGGCCAGCCATGCGGCGCTGTTGCTGGCCCAAGGGTCGGGGAGGCTGCTGCGCCGGGTGACCGACCGCGGCGTGGTGGCGGTGCTGGACTCGCGGATGGTCACCGCCGGCTACGGCGGCTACCTGCGCGCGTCGCTGCCGCCGTTCTGGCAGACCACCGACGCCGCGCAGGTCCGGGGCGCGCTGCAGCGGCTGCGGACCGCACCCGACGAGGTGACGGCCTGA
- a CDS encoding P1 family peptidase, protein MTALTDVGGIRVGHYQRLDPEAALGAGWATGVTVVLAPPGTVGAVDCRGGAPGTRETDVLDPANTVRYIDAVVLAGGSAYGLAAADGVMRWLEEHEHGLAMNGGVVPIVPAAVIFDLPVGGWDCRPTAEFGYAACETAGTEVAVGTVGVGVGARAGVLKGGVGTSSTTLPTGVTVGAVVAVNCVGDVVDSTTGLPWMTDLVGEFGLTPPPRDQIDALGQLRRDPQPLNTTIAVVATDAALSAPACRRVAIAGHDGLARAIRPAHTPLDGDTIFALSTGAVEVPPPADLPAGMSPETRLVADVGAAAADCLARATLAGVLAAESIAGIPTYRGAVPGAFGRGSG, encoded by the coding sequence ATGACCGCGCTCACCGACGTCGGCGGCATCCGGGTCGGCCACTACCAGCGGCTGGATCCCGAGGCGGCGCTGGGCGCCGGATGGGCGACCGGGGTCACCGTCGTGCTGGCACCGCCGGGCACCGTCGGCGCGGTGGATTGCCGCGGCGGCGCGCCCGGCACCCGCGAGACCGATGTGCTCGACCCCGCCAATACGGTGCGGTACATCGACGCGGTGGTGCTCGCCGGCGGCAGCGCCTACGGGCTGGCGGCCGCCGACGGCGTTATGCGCTGGCTGGAGGAGCACGAGCACGGCCTGGCGATGAACGGGGGCGTGGTGCCCATCGTGCCGGCCGCGGTGATTTTCGACCTGCCGGTGGGCGGCTGGGATTGCCGACCGACCGCGGAGTTCGGTTACGCGGCCTGTGAGACCGCTGGCACTGAGGTGGCAGTCGGCACGGTCGGCGTGGGGGTGGGAGCGCGCGCCGGCGTGCTCAAGGGCGGCGTCGGGACGTCGTCGACCACCCTGCCCACGGGTGTCACCGTCGGCGCCGTCGTCGCGGTGAACTGCGTCGGCGACGTCGTCGACTCGACCACCGGTCTGCCGTGGATGACGGACTTGGTGGGGGAGTTCGGATTGACGCCGCCGCCGCGCGATCAGATCGACGCCCTCGGGCAGCTGCGGCGAGACCCGCAACCCCTCAACACCACCATCGCGGTGGTGGCCACCGATGCGGCGCTGAGCGCCCCGGCGTGCCGGCGGGTGGCGATCGCCGGGCACGACGGGCTGGCGCGTGCCATCCGGCCCGCGCACACTCCGCTGGACGGCGACACGATCTTCGCGCTGTCCACCGGCGCCGTCGAGGTACCACCGCCGGCGGACCTCCCTGCCGGGATGTCCCCGGAGACCCGACTGGTCGCTGACGTGGGCGCCGCCGCCGCCGACTGTCTGGCACGAGCCACACTGGCCGGCGTGCTGGCGGCCGAGTCGATCGCCGGCATACCGACCTACCGGGGCGCGGTGCCCGGCGCGTTCGGGCGGGGAAGCGGCTGA
- the clpS gene encoding ATP-dependent Clp protease adapter ClpS, translating to MAVASAPTKPGTTGQRESSPVEVTASPWVTVVWDDPVNLMTYVTYVFQKLFGYSEPHATKLMLQVHNEGKAVVSAGSRESMEADVSKLHAAGLWATLQQDR from the coding sequence ATGGCTGTTGCGTCAGCACCCACCAAACCCGGGACGACCGGGCAACGTGAGTCCTCTCCGGTAGAGGTCACGGCCAGTCCGTGGGTCACCGTCGTCTGGGACGACCCGGTCAATTTGATGACCTATGTGACATATGTCTTCCAGAAGCTGTTCGGCTACAGCGAGCCGCACGCCACCAAATTGATGCTGCAGGTGCACAACGAAGGCAAGGCGGTGGTGTCGGCCGGAAGCCGGGAATCGATGGAGGCCGACGTATCCAAGCTGCATGCCGCCGGTCTCTGGGCGACCTTGCAGCAAGACCGATGA
- a CDS encoding nicotinate phosphoribosyltransferase gives MDEPAFVGLLTDKYELTMLAAALRDGTAERRTTFELFARRLPEGRRYGVVAGTGRLLEALPQFRFDDAAGQLLARFLDPDTVRFLRDFRFRGDIDGYAEGELYFPGSPVLTVRGSFAECVVLETLALSIFNHDSAIASAAARMVSAADGRPLIEMGSRRTHERAAVAAARAAYIAGFAASSNLEAQRRYRVPAEGTAAHAFTMLHTGDDGPDELAAFRAQVDAFGVGTTLLVDTYDVTIGVSNAVAAAGVTLGAVRLDSGELGVLARQVREQLDRLGATGTRIVVSGDLDEFSIAALRAEPVDSYGAGTAVVTGSGAPTAGMVYKLVEVDGIPVQKRSSHKESQGGHKEALRLSRPTGTITEEVVHPAGRPPPTSEPSRVLTTPLVRDGEVVTETGHAALTAARELVAAGLHALPWEGLKLAHGEPAIPTVHIPV, from the coding sequence ATGGACGAGCCGGCGTTCGTGGGGCTGTTGACCGACAAGTACGAGTTGACGATGCTGGCCGCGGCGCTGCGCGACGGCACCGCCGAACGCCGGACCACGTTCGAACTCTTCGCGCGACGGCTTCCCGAAGGCCGGCGCTATGGCGTGGTGGCGGGAACCGGACGTTTGCTGGAAGCGTTGCCGCAGTTCAGGTTCGACGACGCGGCCGGCCAGTTGCTGGCCCGTTTTCTGGATCCCGACACGGTTCGTTTTCTGCGCGACTTTCGGTTCCGCGGCGATATCGACGGCTACGCCGAGGGCGAGCTGTATTTCCCGGGTTCTCCGGTGCTGACGGTGCGTGGCAGCTTTGCCGAATGTGTGGTGCTCGAAACGCTGGCGTTGTCGATCTTCAATCACGACTCGGCCATCGCGTCGGCTGCGGCACGCATGGTCAGTGCGGCCGACGGACGACCGCTGATCGAGATGGGCTCGCGGCGGACCCACGAACGCGCCGCCGTCGCCGCGGCCCGCGCGGCCTATATCGCCGGCTTCGCCGCGTCATCCAACCTCGAGGCACAGCGACGCTATCGAGTGCCGGCCGAAGGCACCGCCGCACACGCCTTCACCATGCTGCACACCGGTGACGATGGACCCGACGAACTGGCCGCGTTTCGGGCGCAGGTCGACGCGTTCGGTGTGGGGACCACGCTGCTGGTGGACACCTACGACGTGACGATCGGTGTGTCCAACGCGGTGGCGGCCGCAGGGGTGACGCTGGGAGCGGTGCGGCTGGATTCCGGCGAGCTCGGCGTGCTGGCCCGTCAAGTGCGTGAACAACTCGACCGGCTGGGCGCCACCGGCACCCGCATCGTGGTCTCCGGCGACCTCGACGAATTTTCCATCGCCGCGCTGCGCGCCGAGCCGGTGGACAGTTACGGCGCCGGCACCGCCGTGGTGACCGGGTCGGGCGCCCCGACCGCGGGCATGGTGTACAAGCTGGTGGAAGTCGACGGCATCCCGGTGCAGAAGCGCAGCAGCCACAAGGAGTCTCAGGGCGGTCACAAAGAGGCGCTGCGGCTGTCCCGACCCACCGGCACGATCACCGAGGAGGTGGTGCACCCGGCCGGCCGGCCGCCGCCGACCAGCGAACCGTCGCGGGTGCTCACCACACCGCTGGTCCGCGACGGCGAAGTCGTGACCGAGACGGGCCACGCGGCGCTGACCGCCGCGCGGGAGCTGGTGGCCGCCGGGCTGCACGCCCTTCCGTGGGAGGGGCTGAAACTGGCGCACGGCGAGCCCGCGATTCCGACCGTCCATATCCCGGTCTGA
- a CDS encoding alpha-1,4-glucan--maltose-1-phosphate maltosyltransferase, translated as MPGRVEIDDVQPVVSCGAYPAKAVVGETVPVRAAVWREGHDAVAATLVVRYLGPRYPQVTDIQRITAVQAPEKLASPPEPKSTERVKPLQLPMTMGLEPYVFHGQFTPDRVGLWSFRVDGWGDPIHTWRHGLVAKLDAGQGEKELSNDLLVGADLFERAATGVPRTSREPLLAAAAALREPGDPVTRTALALAPDIEELLAAYPLRDIVTRGAQHGVWVDRPLARFGAWYELFPRSTGGWDADGKPVHGTFATAAAQLPRIADMGFDVVYLPPIHPIGKVHRKGRNNSPTAAPGDVGSPWAIGSDEGGHDAVHPELGTIDDFDNFVTAARELGLEVALDLALQCAPDHPWARDHREWFTELPDGTIAYAENPPKKYQDIYPLNFDNDPAGLYDEVLRVVRHWIDHGVKFFRVDNPHTKPPNFWAWLIGQVKDIDPDVLFLSEAFTPPARQYGLAKLGFTQSYSYFTWRTAKWELTEFGNDIAALADFRRPNLFVNTPDILHAILQHNGPGMFAIRAVLAATMGPAWGVYSGYELFEHRAVREGSEEYLDSEKYELRPRDFAGALAEGRSLEPFIKQLNLIRRVHPALQQLRTIHFHDVDNDALLAYSKFDPATGDCVLVVVTLNAFGPEEATLWLDMAALGMEPYERFWVRDEITGQEFQWGQSNYIRLDPGQAVAHIINMPLIPQESRDTLLRRR; from the coding sequence GTGCCCGGTCGTGTCGAGATCGATGACGTCCAGCCCGTAGTCTCCTGCGGCGCGTACCCCGCTAAGGCGGTGGTAGGCGAAACGGTGCCGGTACGAGCCGCAGTATGGCGCGAAGGGCACGATGCCGTCGCGGCCACGCTGGTGGTTCGCTACCTGGGTCCGCGCTATCCGCAGGTCACCGACATCCAGCGCATCACCGCGGTGCAGGCGCCCGAAAAGCTGGCGTCCCCGCCCGAGCCGAAGTCGACCGAACGGGTCAAACCGCTGCAACTGCCGATGACGATGGGCCTGGAGCCCTACGTCTTTCACGGACAGTTCACCCCCGACCGCGTCGGGCTGTGGAGCTTTCGGGTGGACGGCTGGGGCGACCCGATTCACACCTGGCGGCACGGCCTGGTCGCCAAATTGGATGCCGGTCAGGGCGAAAAGGAACTCAGCAACGACCTGCTGGTGGGCGCGGATCTGTTCGAACGCGCCGCGACCGGGGTGCCGCGGACCAGCCGTGAGCCCCTGCTGGCGGCAGCCGCGGCGTTGCGGGAGCCCGGAGATCCGGTGACGCGGACCGCGCTGGCGCTGGCACCGGACATCGAGGAGTTGCTGGCCGCCTACCCGCTGCGCGACATCGTCACCCGCGGCGCGCAGCACGGAGTGTGGGTCGACCGACCGCTGGCCCGCTTCGGCGCCTGGTATGAGCTGTTTCCGCGATCAACCGGCGGCTGGGACGCCGACGGCAAACCGGTGCACGGCACCTTCGCGACGGCCGCGGCGCAGCTTCCGCGCATCGCCGACATGGGATTCGACGTGGTGTACCTCCCTCCGATCCATCCGATCGGCAAGGTGCACCGCAAGGGACGCAACAACTCCCCTACCGCTGCGCCCGGAGACGTGGGGTCGCCCTGGGCGATCGGCAGTGACGAGGGCGGCCACGACGCCGTTCACCCGGAGCTCGGCACCATCGACGACTTCGACAACTTCGTGACCGCCGCGCGCGAGCTGGGGCTGGAGGTCGCGTTGGACCTGGCGCTGCAGTGCGCCCCGGATCACCCGTGGGCGCGCGACCATCGGGAGTGGTTCACCGAGTTGCCGGACGGCACCATCGCCTATGCGGAGAACCCGCCGAAGAAATATCAGGACATTTATCCGCTCAACTTCGACAACGATCCGGCCGGCCTGTACGACGAAGTGCTGCGGGTCGTCCGGCACTGGATTGACCACGGCGTCAAGTTCTTTCGGGTGGACAATCCCCACACCAAGCCGCCCAACTTCTGGGCGTGGCTGATCGGCCAGGTCAAGGACATCGACCCCGACGTACTCTTTCTGTCCGAGGCGTTCACTCCGCCAGCGCGCCAGTACGGCCTGGCCAAGCTCGGTTTCACCCAGTCGTACAGCTACTTCACCTGGCGCACCGCCAAGTGGGAGCTCACCGAGTTCGGCAACGACATCGCCGCCCTCGCCGACTTTCGGCGCCCAAACCTGTTTGTGAACACCCCGGACATCTTGCACGCGATCCTGCAGCACAACGGCCCCGGAATGTTCGCCATTCGTGCGGTGCTCGCCGCGACGATGGGGCCGGCCTGGGGTGTTTACTCGGGCTACGAGCTGTTCGAGCACCGCGCGGTACGGGAGGGCAGCGAGGAATACCTCGACTCGGAGAAGTACGAACTCCGCCCGCGCGATTTCGCGGGTGCCCTCGCAGAGGGCAGGTCACTCGAGCCGTTCATCAAGCAGCTCAACCTGATTCGTCGGGTACATCCCGCGCTGCAACAGCTGCGCACCATCCACTTCCACGACGTCGACAATGACGCGCTGCTGGCTTACAGCAAGTTCGATCCGGCCACCGGGGACTGCGTGCTGGTGGTGGTGACGCTGAACGCGTTCGGGCCCGAGGAAGCGACGCTGTGGTTAGACATGGCGGCATTGGGTATGGAGCCCTATGAGCGATTTTGGGTGCGCGATGAGATTACGGGCCAGGAATTTCAGTGGGGGCAGTCAAATTACATCCGCCTCGACCCCGGACAGGCGGTCGCCCACATCATCAACATGCCTCTCATCCCGCAGGAGTCTCGAGACACGTTGCTGCGCAGGAGGTAA
- a CDS encoding Mov34/MPN/PAD-1 family protein — protein MVAHARRDHPEEACGILAGAEGSDRPERHIPMTNAECSPTFFRFDAQEQLRVWRTLDDAAEVPVVIYHSHTATEAYPSRTDVQLAGEPAAHYVLLSTRDPERDEVRSYRIVDGEVVEEPIAIVEQY, from the coding sequence ATGGTGGCGCACGCGCGTCGCGACCATCCGGAGGAGGCGTGCGGCATTCTGGCCGGCGCCGAGGGCTCCGATCGTCCCGAACGACACATTCCGATGACCAACGCGGAATGCTCACCGACGTTTTTCCGCTTCGACGCCCAGGAACAGCTTCGCGTGTGGCGCACCCTCGACGACGCCGCCGAGGTGCCGGTCGTCATCTACCACTCCCACACTGCGACCGAGGCCTACCCGAGCCGCACCGACGTGCAGTTGGCCGGCGAACCGGCCGCACACTACGTGTTGCTGTCCACTCGTGATCCGGAGCGCGACGAAGTGCGTAGCTACCGCATCGTCGACGGTGAGGTCGTCGAAGAGCCCATCGCCATCGTCGAGCAGTATTGA